Proteins encoded by one window of Sulfuricurvum sp. IAE1:
- a CDS encoding secondary thiamine-phosphate synthase enzyme YjbQ, with protein MKFPTSHKTQLMDISEQVKEAVITSGVKEGICVVFTPHTTGSVFLFENADPNLRRDLLAALSKTIPGDEHYTHVGDNAAAHLKSSRMGASVSIPVHEGRPMFGKWQGVFFGEFDGPRQEREVVIKVIAG; from the coding sequence ATGAAATTTCCGACCAGTCATAAAACACAACTGATGGATATCAGTGAACAAGTTAAAGAAGCGGTCATCACTTCGGGTGTCAAAGAGGGGATCTGCGTCGTTTTCACCCCGCATACGACCGGGAGCGTCTTTTTGTTCGAAAACGCCGACCCGAACCTGCGCCGCGACCTTCTTGCGGCATTGTCGAAAACCATTCCCGGCGACGAACATTACACCCATGTCGGGGATAATGCCGCGGCGCATCTCAAATCGTCGCGGATGGGAGCGTCGGTAAGTATCCCCGTTCACGAAGGACGCCCCATGTTCGGTAAATGGCAGGGGGTCTTTTTCGGTGAATTCGACGGTCCAAGACAGGAGCGCGAAGTGGTTATCAAGGTTATTGCGGGTTAA
- a CDS encoding SIS domain-containing protein encodes MNNDYIAIAKNTLEIEAAMLNEAKERLGDEISRAVETILSCRGKLIVTGVGKSGLIGAKIAATFASTGTPSFFLHPTEALHGDLGMIGRDDAVLAISYSGESEELSSILPHIKRFDIPLIGMTRNASSTLGRTSDIVLDINVSKEACPLDAAPTSSTTLTLAMGDALAVCLMRARNFQKEDFASFHPGGALGKRLFVKVADLMRRENLPVVDQNTPLKEAILTLSEGRLGTVMLTDEEGKLSGLLSDGDIRRALMNESFSLDAPAKEYATKHPLSIDDASMLASDALVLIENKKIQLLVVTDNTGVIQGALHLHALVEAGIS; translated from the coding sequence ATGAACAACGATTATATCGCAATAGCCAAAAACACACTTGAAATCGAAGCCGCGATGCTCAATGAAGCGAAGGAACGGTTAGGGGATGAAATTTCCCGTGCCGTCGAAACGATCCTCTCGTGCCGCGGAAAACTGATCGTCACCGGAGTCGGCAAATCGGGATTGATCGGTGCCAAGATCGCGGCCACGTTCGCATCGACCGGAACGCCGAGCTTTTTTCTGCATCCTACCGAGGCGCTTCACGGGGATCTGGGGATGATCGGGCGCGATGACGCGGTGCTGGCGATCAGCTACAGCGGAGAGAGTGAGGAACTCAGCTCGATCCTGCCGCACATCAAGCGTTTCGACATCCCCCTGATCGGAATGACCCGCAACGCTTCCTCGACGCTGGGGCGCACCAGCGATATCGTTCTCGACATCAACGTCAGCAAAGAGGCGTGCCCGCTCGATGCGGCTCCCACCTCGTCGACGACCCTGACGCTGGCGATGGGGGACGCCCTGGCGGTATGCCTCATGCGGGCGCGGAATTTTCAAAAAGAGGACTTTGCTTCGTTCCACCCCGGGGGTGCGCTTGGAAAACGGCTTTTTGTGAAGGTTGCAGACCTGATGCGCCGTGAGAATCTCCCGGTCGTCGATCAAAATACCCCGCTCAAAGAGGCGATTTTAACTCTTAGCGAAGGGCGTCTTGGAACGGTGATGCTGACCGATGAAGAGGGGAAACTCTCGGGGCTGCTCAGCGACGGGGACATCCGTCGGGCGCTGATGAACGAATCGTTCTCCCTGGACGCTCCGGCGAAAGAGTATGCAACCAAGCATCCCCTGAGCATCGACGATGCATCGATGCTTGCCAGCGACGCGCTCGTGCTGATTGAAAACAAAAAAATCCAGTTGCTGGTCGTCACCGACAATACCGGCGTCATTCAGGGTGCATTGCACCTTCATGCCCTTGTGGAGGCAGGTATATCATGA
- a CDS encoding pseudouridine synthase, with the protein MMRLNKFIAHYSTYSRREADQAIQDGYVRINGEIETNPATQVDEKHDQVMISGKKIVPQDQFTVIVYNKPRGELVTKKDPQGRRTIYDSLSKQYRHFIPVGRLDFASEGLLLLTDASRVATALMTSKMERVYKIKIKGPVSEAMMKAMDEGITVEDASAGAHEKSEITSMTFAPFFAYQIQKNQGDYSVLKVAIGEGQNRELRRFFAHFGAEVVDLKRLSFGGIDLNNLPTGKVRFLERNEYASLRDFLDTIEKVEKHKKEKKVPEAGATRKPGGEKPKPAKKSIKGSRKQ; encoded by the coding sequence ATGATGCGTCTGAACAAATTCATCGCCCATTACTCGACCTATTCGCGCCGTGAAGCCGATCAGGCAATTCAGGACGGTTACGTCCGGATCAACGGCGAGATCGAAACGAACCCCGCGACCCAGGTGGACGAAAAACACGATCAGGTGATGATCAGCGGCAAAAAGATCGTCCCGCAGGATCAGTTTACCGTCATCGTCTATAACAAGCCCAGAGGGGAGCTCGTTACCAAAAAAGATCCGCAGGGGCGGCGTACGATTTACGATTCGCTTTCTAAGCAGTACCGCCATTTCATCCCCGTCGGACGGCTCGACTTTGCCAGCGAGGGGCTGCTGCTGCTCACCGACGCATCGCGTGTCGCGACGGCGCTGATGACGTCCAAGATGGAGCGGGTGTACAAGATCAAGATCAAAGGCCCCGTCTCCGAGGCGATGATGAAGGCGATGGACGAGGGGATCACCGTCGAGGATGCGAGTGCGGGCGCGCATGAAAAAAGTGAGATCACCTCGATGACCTTCGCGCCGTTTTTTGCCTATCAGATTCAGAAAAACCAGGGGGATTATTCGGTCCTCAAGGTGGCGATCGGGGAGGGGCAAAACCGCGAACTCCGCCGCTTTTTCGCCCATTTCGGCGCCGAAGTCGTTGATCTCAAACGGCTCAGTTTCGGCGGGATCGATCTGAACAACCTCCCTACCGGAAAAGTCCGCTTTCTCGAACGCAATGAATACGCTTCATTGCGCGACTTTTTAGATACTATAGAGAAAGTCGAAAAACATAAAAAAGAGAAAAAAGTTCCGGAAGCCGGAGCAACCCGAAAACCGGGTGGCGAAAAGCCAAAACCCGCAAAAAAATCGATCAAAGGTAGCCGTAAACAATGA
- a CDS encoding replication-associated recombination protein A, with amino-acid sequence MADFTYLLRPKKFDEVVGQNHLCSVDAPLRSLCESGNLTHSFFYGPPGCGKTSLARIIAETMGLPFYEFNATSLKIDQLRKIFDQYENALTRPLIFIDEVHRLAKNQQEVLLPVMEKNTALVIGASTENPYFSLTAAMRSRSLLFELKEIGEEALAVLLVRTGVETDEEGREYLIRSSGGDARAMLKLLEVATALKKPITKELLTSLRPAAQARGSSEAGVHYDLASALIKSIRGSDPDAAIYYLARLIEGGEPPEFIARRLVILSSEDVGNANPQALTLTTSAMSAVKSIGYPEARIILAQAVIYLCASPKSNTAYNAINAAQHAVRNGVILEIPETIRQQNENYLYPHDFGGWVEQQYLSQPLKFVEFKNSGYEAKMGEWIDKVWKK; translated from the coding sequence GTGGCGGACTTTACCTATCTGCTTCGTCCGAAAAAGTTTGACGAGGTGGTGGGGCAGAATCATCTGTGTTCCGTAGATGCTCCCCTGCGTTCGCTCTGCGAAAGCGGCAATCTCACCCACTCTTTTTTTTACGGCCCTCCGGGATGCGGCAAGACGAGCCTTGCCCGCATCATCGCCGAGACGATGGGACTTCCCTTTTATGAATTCAATGCCACTTCCCTCAAAATCGATCAGCTACGTAAAATTTTCGATCAATACGAAAATGCCCTTACCCGTCCGTTGATCTTTATCGACGAGGTTCATCGTCTGGCGAAGAATCAGCAGGAGGTGTTACTCCCGGTTATGGAAAAAAACACCGCGTTAGTGATCGGTGCATCGACGGAAAACCCCTATTTCAGCCTTACGGCGGCGATGAGATCACGCTCGTTGCTGTTTGAACTCAAAGAGATCGGTGAGGAGGCGTTAGCCGTTTTGTTAGTACGAACGGGGGTGGAAACAGATGAGGAAGGGCGCGAATACCTGATCCGCAGTTCGGGCGGTGATGCCAGGGCGATGCTCAAACTTCTCGAGGTGGCGACGGCACTGAAAAAACCGATCACCAAAGAGCTGCTTACGTCATTGCGTCCGGCGGCACAGGCACGGGGAAGCTCCGAAGCGGGAGTCCACTACGATCTCGCTTCCGCCCTCATCAAAAGCATCCGAGGTTCTGACCCCGATGCGGCGATCTACTATCTCGCCCGCCTCATCGAAGGGGGAGAACCGCCGGAGTTTATCGCGCGCCGCCTCGTGATCCTCTCGAGCGAAGACGTCGGCAACGCCAACCCTCAGGCATTGACGCTGACGACATCGGCGATGAGCGCCGTCAAATCGATCGGCTATCCCGAAGCGCGTATCATCCTCGCTCAGGCGGTGATCTATCTGTGCGCATCCCCCAAATCGAACACGGCATACAATGCGATCAACGCAGCGCAGCATGCGGTACGCAACGGAGTGATTCTGGAGATCCCCGAAACGATCCGCCAACAGAACGAAAACTATCTCTATCCCCACGATTTCGGCGGATGGGTCGAGCAACAATACCTCTCCCAACCCCTCAAGTTCGTCGAATTCAAAAACAGCGGCTACGAAGCAAAGATGGGGGAATGGATCGACAAGGTGTGGAAAAAATAG